A genome region from Sphingobium sp. CR2-8 includes the following:
- the mfd gene encoding transcription-repair coupling factor, protein MTDLQTILKAKAPLTLSGVPAGFQPWLLADIARAAGAAGGRAVFIASDEQLMRAVADTAHYFAPEIEIIEIPAWDCLPYDRASPSLRAASARLAGLHALQAKPKGPQLVLTTLAAMTQRTLTPFRVRQLVARLAPKERIAIQKLAEMLQANGYVRTDTVHDRGEFAIRGGIVDLFPGGEDQPLRLDFFGDEIETVRRFDAADQRTIENVDGFTLLPASEALLDEETIKRFRSRYRETFGATATGDPLYQAVSDGRRLAGMEHWLPLFEEKLVPLADHLGEGAVLIRDPGVAGAAENRFEAIRDYHANRVQAKSADPGAYRPLKPDSLYLDAAEWDAAVATLRMHHTTPFHEPESATVLDFAVDGPRDFAPERAQNSNIYEAVGKHIASLRRTKKKVVIASYSIGARERLSGLLADHDVPRLATADNWQEALGVAANGSVTLTVLPLDHGFTAPDVAVLTEQDMLGDRLVRRAKRKKSADAFLAELATLSPGDLVVHMDHGIGRYEGLTQIPVSKAAHDCVALTYAGGDKLYVPVENLEVLSRYGSENEGVTLDKLGGEAWQRRKAKMKERIREIAGELLKTAAERALRAATVAEPDQAGYPAFVDRFPYQETEDQDRAISDVVDDLGSGKPMDRLVCGDVGFGKTEVALRAAFVAAMAGMQVVVICPTTLLARQHHMQFEERFRGFPVNIGRLSRLVPDKEAKSTKAGLADGTIDIVVGTHALLAKGLEFKRLGLVIVDEEQRFGVTHKERLKSLKTDVHVLTLTATPIPRTLQMAMSGLRELSVIQTPPVDRLAVRTYIMPWDGVVIREALLREHYRGGQSFFVVPRIADLTEIEEFLRNEVPEIKAIVAHGQMSATDVEERMSAFYDKRYDVLLSTTIVESGLDIPSANTLIIHRADRFGLAQLYQLRGRVGRSKTRAYAYMTTPANRIITDTAEKRLKVLSDLDTLGAGFQLASHDLDIRGAGNLVGDEQSGHIKEVGFELYQSMLEEAIMDAKAGGVGIEKRSDSFSPQISVDAPILIPDDYVPDLDLRMGLYRRLNEIEDRNGLESFAAELIDRFGKLPLPTQNLLKIIEIKQNCMVANIAKIDVGAKGALVSFFEDRFPNPAGLIAYVQRLDGVARLRPDSKVVVNRAWPDPQARLNGALQLSKGLMKAAG, encoded by the coding sequence ATGACCGATCTCCAGACCATCCTGAAGGCCAAGGCGCCCCTCACCCTCTCGGGCGTCCCCGCAGGCTTCCAGCCCTGGCTGCTGGCCGACATCGCCCGCGCCGCCGGGGCGGCAGGGGGTCGCGCCGTCTTCATCGCGTCCGACGAGCAACTGATGCGCGCGGTCGCCGACACGGCGCATTATTTCGCGCCGGAGATCGAGATCATCGAAATTCCCGCCTGGGACTGCCTGCCCTATGACCGCGCCAGCCCCTCGCTGCGCGCGGCGTCGGCCCGCCTCGCGGGCCTCCACGCGCTGCAGGCCAAGCCCAAAGGCCCGCAACTTGTCCTCACCACGCTGGCGGCCATGACCCAGCGCACGCTTACCCCGTTCCGAGTCCGCCAGCTGGTCGCGCGGCTCGCGCCCAAGGAGCGGATCGCGATCCAGAAGCTGGCCGAAATGCTCCAGGCCAACGGTTACGTCCGCACCGACACCGTCCATGACCGGGGCGAATTCGCCATTCGCGGCGGCATCGTCGACCTCTTTCCCGGCGGCGAAGACCAGCCGCTGCGCCTCGACTTTTTCGGCGACGAGATCGAAACCGTGCGCCGCTTCGACGCCGCCGATCAGCGCACGATCGAAAATGTCGACGGCTTCACCCTCCTCCCCGCCTCCGAAGCGCTGCTGGACGAGGAGACGATCAAGCGTTTCCGCAGCCGCTACCGCGAAACCTTCGGCGCGACCGCGACCGGCGACCCGCTCTATCAGGCGGTCAGCGACGGCCGCCGCCTGGCGGGCATGGAACATTGGCTCCCCCTGTTCGAGGAAAAGCTGGTCCCCCTCGCCGATCATCTGGGCGAAGGCGCGGTCCTGATCCGCGACCCCGGCGTCGCGGGCGCGGCGGAAAACCGGTTCGAGGCGATCCGCGACTATCACGCCAACCGCGTCCAGGCGAAATCCGCCGATCCCGGTGCCTACCGCCCGCTCAAACCCGACTCCCTCTATCTCGACGCCGCCGAATGGGACGCCGCCGTCGCCACGCTGCGCATGCACCACACCACGCCGTTCCACGAGCCCGAAAGCGCGACCGTGCTGGACTTCGCGGTCGACGGCCCCCGCGATTTCGCCCCCGAACGCGCGCAGAACAGCAACATCTACGAAGCGGTCGGCAAACATATCGCCAGCCTGCGCCGCACGAAGAAGAAGGTGGTCATCGCCAGCTACTCGATCGGCGCGCGCGAGCGCCTGTCGGGCCTGCTCGCCGATCATGACGTCCCCCGCCTCGCGACTGCCGACAACTGGCAGGAGGCGCTGGGCGTCGCCGCCAATGGCAGCGTCACGCTCACCGTCCTGCCGCTGGACCACGGCTTCACCGCGCCCGACGTCGCCGTCCTCACCGAACAGGACATGCTCGGCGACCGCCTCGTCCGCCGCGCCAAGCGCAAGAAGAGCGCCGACGCCTTTCTGGCGGAACTCGCCACCCTCTCGCCCGGCGACCTCGTCGTCCATATGGACCATGGCATCGGCCGCTATGAAGGGCTGACGCAAATCCCGGTCAGCAAGGCCGCGCATGACTGCGTCGCGCTGACCTATGCAGGCGGCGACAAACTCTACGTCCCCGTCGAAAATCTCGAAGTCCTCTCCCGCTATGGCTCCGAAAACGAAGGCGTAACCCTCGACAAGCTGGGCGGCGAAGCCTGGCAGCGGCGCAAGGCGAAGATGAAGGAGCGCATCCGCGAAATCGCGGGTGAACTCCTGAAAACCGCCGCCGAACGCGCCCTGCGCGCCGCCACCGTCGCCGAACCGGATCAGGCGGGCTACCCCGCCTTCGTCGACCGCTTCCCCTATCAGGAGACGGAGGATCAGGACCGCGCGATCAGCGACGTGGTGGACGATCTGGGGTCGGGCAAGCCGATGGACCGCCTCGTCTGTGGCGACGTGGGCTTCGGCAAGACCGAAGTCGCACTGCGCGCCGCCTTCGTGGCAGCCATGGCGGGGATGCAGGTCGTGGTCATCTGCCCCACCACCCTCCTCGCGCGCCAGCATCATATGCAGTTCGAGGAACGCTTCCGAGGCTTCCCCGTCAACATCGGCCGCCTCTCCCGCCTGGTCCCCGATAAGGAGGCGAAGTCGACCAAGGCAGGCCTGGCCGACGGCACGATCGACATCGTCGTGGGCACCCATGCGCTGCTCGCCAAGGGGCTGGAATTCAAGCGCCTCGGCCTCGTCATCGTGGACGAGGAACAGCGGTTCGGCGTCACCCACAAGGAACGGCTGAAGTCCCTCAAGACCGATGTCCATGTCCTCACCCTCACCGCCACGCCCATCCCGCGCACGCTGCAAATGGCGATGTCGGGCCTGCGTGAACTCTCCGTCATCCAGACCCCGCCGGTCGATCGCCTGGCGGTGCGCACCTACATCATGCCCTGGGATGGCGTCGTCATCCGCGAAGCGCTGCTGCGCGAACATTATCGCGGCGGCCAGAGCTTCTTCGTCGTCCCCCGCATCGCCGACCTGACCGAGATCGAGGAATTCCTCCGCAACGAGGTGCCGGAAATCAAGGCCATCGTCGCCCATGGCCAGATGAGCGCCACCGATGTCGAGGAACGCATGTCCGCCTTCTACGACAAGCGCTACGACGTGCTGCTCTCCACCACCATCGTCGAATCCGGCCTCGACATTCCCAGCGCCAACACGCTCATCATCCACCGCGCCGACCGCTTCGGCCTCGCGCAACTCTATCAGCTGCGCGGGCGCGTGGGCCGGTCGAAGACCCGCGCCTATGCCTATATGACCACGCCCGCCAACCGCATCATCACCGACACAGCGGAAAAGCGGCTCAAGGTCTTGTCGGACCTCGACACGCTGGGCGCAGGGTTCCAGCTGGCCTCCCACGATCTCGACATTCGCGGCGCGGGCAATCTCGTCGGCGACGAACAATCAGGCCATATTAAAGAAGTCGGCTTCGAACTCTACCAGTCGATGCTGGAAGAGGCGATCATGGACGCCAAGGCGGGCGGCGTCGGCATCGAAAAGCGCAGCGACAGCTTCTCGCCCCAGATCAGCGTCGACGCGCCCATCCTCATCCCCGACGATTATGTGCCCGACCTTGACCTGCGCATGGGCCTTTATCGCCGCCTCAACGAGATCGAGGATCGCAATGGCCTCGAATCCTTCGCCGCCGAACTCATCGACCGTTTCGGCAAGCTGCCGCTGCCCACGCAAAATCTGCTCAAGATCATCGAGATCAAGCAGAACTGCATGGTCGCCAACATCGCGAAGATCGATGTCGGGGCCAAGGGCGCGCTGGTCAGCTTCTTCGAAGACCGCTTCCCCAACCCCGCAGGCCTCATCGCCTATGTCCAGCGCCTGGACGGCGTCGCCCGCCTGCGCCCCGACAGCAAGGTCGTCGTCAACCGCGCCTGGCCCGACCCACAAGCCCGCCTCAACGGCGCGCTGCAACTGTCGAAGGGATTGATGAAAGCGGCTGGTTAG
- a CDS encoding succinate dehydrogenase assembly factor 2, with amino-acid sequence MPLANDPLMRRLKFRAWHRGTRELDYTVGGFFERYHAEWNAEEIAWFERFMEEQDADIIGWALGTIPVPDEWKGPMMDKFLKLDFVRIEN; translated from the coding sequence ATGCCCCTCGCTAACGATCCCCTGATGCGCCGCCTGAAATTCCGGGCCTGGCACCGCGGCACGCGCGAATTGGACTATACCGTCGGCGGCTTCTTCGAACGCTACCACGCGGAATGGAACGCGGAGGAAATCGCCTGGTTCGAACGCTTCATGGAGGAACAGGACGCCGACATCATCGGCTGGGCGCTGGGCACCATCCCCGTGCCGGACGAATGGAAAGGCCCGATGATGGACAAATTCCTGAAACTCGATTTCGTGAGAATCGAGAATTGA
- a CDS encoding mechanosensitive ion channel family protein, which produces MSDISLTHITPMAALYIASSVVVAFLVHWALYWIALRVVVQSKIEPVLLPAIFQPTRWLVVLLALGAGMQSIEMGSRTEGIWSIGSRMVFALLVGWLILRVMRAGKAMLEERADISVEDNLKARRRRTKISILYRICQCIVGFFVIAMMLIAIPGVRTIGVSLMASAGLAALAVGAAAQPALKNLIAGVQMAFSEPIRLDDVVIIEGEWGRIEDIKLTYVIVRIWDDRRLVVPVSYFLEKPFQNWTTKTSDLLGTVFLYVDPTADIERIRARFIEAVKGNSRWDGRVAILQVTDHRADALELRGLLSARNAGIAFDLRCEVREAMLTFLRTDMPEALVRGRQRVEAGEGFTTLSGAAG; this is translated from the coding sequence ATGTCCGACATCAGCCTGACCCACATCACGCCGATGGCCGCGCTCTATATCGCGTCGTCGGTGGTCGTCGCCTTCCTCGTCCATTGGGCGCTCTACTGGATCGCGTTGCGGGTGGTGGTGCAATCGAAGATCGAGCCGGTGCTGTTGCCCGCCATATTCCAGCCGACGCGCTGGCTGGTCGTATTGCTGGCGCTGGGCGCGGGGATGCAGTCGATCGAGATGGGGTCACGTACCGAGGGCATATGGTCGATCGGGTCGCGCATGGTGTTCGCGCTGCTGGTCGGCTGGCTGATCCTTCGCGTGATGCGCGCGGGCAAGGCGATGCTGGAGGAGCGCGCCGACATCAGCGTCGAGGATAATCTGAAAGCCCGGCGGCGGCGGACCAAGATCAGCATCCTCTACCGCATCTGCCAGTGCATCGTCGGCTTCTTCGTCATCGCCATGATGTTGATCGCCATTCCGGGCGTGCGGACGATCGGCGTGTCGCTGATGGCGTCGGCGGGCCTTGCAGCGCTGGCCGTGGGTGCGGCGGCGCAACCTGCACTCAAGAACCTGATCGCGGGCGTGCAGATGGCCTTTTCCGAGCCGATCCGCCTGGACGATGTGGTCATAATCGAAGGCGAATGGGGCCGGATCGAGGACATCAAGCTGACCTATGTCATCGTGCGCATCTGGGACGACCGGCGTCTGGTGGTGCCGGTGTCCTATTTCCTGGAAAAGCCGTTCCAGAACTGGACGACCAAGACGTCGGACCTGCTGGGCACGGTGTTCCTCTATGTCGATCCGACCGCCGATATCGAGCGTATCCGCGCGCGCTTCATCGAGGCGGTGAAGGGCAACAGCCGCTGGGACGGGCGGGTCGCGATATTGCAGGTGACGGATCATCGCGCCGATGCGCTGGAACTGCGCGGACTGCTGAGCGCGCGTAATGCGGGCATCGCTTTCGACCTGCGCTGCGAGGTGCGGGAGGCGATGCTGACATTCCTGCGGACGGACATGCCCGAAGCGCTGGTGCGCGGGCGTCAGCGGGTGGAAGCGGGGGAGGGTTTCACCACTCTGTCCGGCGCGGCGGGATGA
- a CDS encoding PilZ domain-containing protein, which produces MTSSVFAHLDHVLGSRDPAVDQRRARRDLVDMVSHATARGRSQSIRIINISSLGLMCRTDGDLLKGERVSVWLPIVKDYEAEIRWVEGNRVGMEFYTAIEPRIYDAMLSLIPPRRTEW; this is translated from the coding sequence ATGACGTCATCCGTCTTCGCCCATCTGGACCATGTCCTTGGTTCGCGCGACCCTGCGGTCGATCAGCGCCGTGCGCGGCGGGATCTGGTCGACATGGTCAGCCACGCAACGGCGCGCGGCCGCAGCCAGAGCATTCGCATCATCAACATCTCCTCGCTTGGCCTGATGTGCCGGACCGATGGCGACCTGCTCAAGGGCGAGCGGGTCAGCGTCTGGCTGCCGATCGTGAAGGATTATGAGGCGGAAATCCGGTGGGTGGAGGGCAATCGGGTCGGCATGGAATTTTATACGGCCATCGAACCGCGCATCTACGACGCTATGCTGTCCCTCATCCCGCCGCGCCGGACAGAGTGGTGA
- the tyrS gene encoding tyrosine--tRNA ligase, whose translation MSNYQSDLLRLLDTRGYIHQLTDAQGLDALAARQVVPGYIGFDPTAPSLHVGSLVQIMMLRRMQQAGHKPIVLMGGGTGKIGDPSFKDEARKLMTGDTIASNVASIKRVFEKFLTFGDGPTDAIMVDNADWLDRLEYIPFLRDIGQHFSVNRMLSFDSVKMRLDREQSLSFLEFNYMILQAYDFLELSRRSACRLQMGGSDQWGNIVNGIELSRRVDGTQVFGITSPLITTADGGKMGKTMNGAVWLNADALPAYEYWQFWRNTQDADVGRFLRLFTDLPLDEIARLEALEGADINDAKKILADAATTLAHGADAARASAETARKTFEEGASDANLPTVSLGADGLTVVQAVTGLGFATSNKEVRRKLGENAIRVNGEVVTDPAIMLKAGDKLSFGAKKHGLIVT comes from the coding sequence ATGAGCAACTATCAGTCCGATCTCCTCCGCCTGCTCGACACGCGCGGCTACATCCACCAGCTGACCGATGCGCAGGGGCTGGACGCCCTCGCCGCGCGCCAGGTGGTGCCGGGCTATATCGGCTTCGATCCGACCGCCCCCTCGCTTCATGTCGGCAGCCTGGTGCAGATCATGATGCTGCGCCGCATGCAGCAGGCCGGGCACAAGCCGATCGTCCTGATGGGCGGCGGCACCGGCAAGATCGGCGACCCCAGCTTCAAGGACGAAGCGCGCAAGCTGATGACCGGCGACACGATCGCGTCCAACGTCGCCAGCATCAAGCGGGTGTTCGAAAAATTCCTGACCTTCGGGGATGGCCCGACCGACGCCATAATGGTCGACAATGCCGACTGGCTCGACCGGCTGGAATATATCCCTTTCCTGCGCGACATCGGCCAGCATTTCTCGGTCAACCGGATGCTGAGCTTCGACAGCGTGAAGATGCGGCTCGACCGCGAACAGTCGCTCTCGTTTCTCGAATTCAACTATATGATCCTCCAGGCCTACGACTTTCTGGAACTGTCGCGCCGGTCGGCCTGCCGCCTCCAGATGGGCGGCTCCGACCAGTGGGGCAATATCGTCAACGGCATCGAACTGTCGCGCCGCGTCGACGGCACGCAGGTGTTCGGCATCACCAGCCCGCTCATCACCACCGCCGATGGCGGCAAGATGGGCAAGACGATGAACGGCGCGGTGTGGCTGAATGCCGACGCCCTGCCCGCCTATGAGTATTGGCAGTTCTGGCGGAACACGCAGGACGCTGATGTCGGGCGTTTCCTGCGCCTCTTTACCGACCTGCCGCTGGACGAGATCGCCCGGCTGGAGGCGCTGGAGGGCGCGGACATCAACGACGCCAAGAAGATCCTGGCCGATGCCGCCACCACGCTGGCGCACGGCGCAGACGCGGCGCGGGCCTCGGCCGAAACCGCGCGCAAAACCTTCGAGGAAGGCGCATCGGACGCCAACCTGCCGACCGTCAGCCTGGGCGCGGACGGCCTGACCGTCGTGCAGGCCGTCACCGGCCTGGGTTTCGCGACATCCAACAAGGAAGTCCGCCGCAAGCTTGGCGAAAACGCCATCCGCGTGAATGGAGAGGTCGTGACCGACCCCGCCATAATGCTCAAGGCGGGCGACAAATTGAGCTTCGGCGCGAAGAAGCATGGCCTGATCGTCACCTGA
- a CDS encoding anhydro-N-acetylmuramic acid kinase: MLAIGLMSGTSRDGIDAALIETDGEGVVTPVAFHAMAYDDGFRVRLAEACQRAMAMDAPGFEPLLAAVEAELTERHVEAVADLLGRGGYIAEDVGVVGFHGHTVAHRPERGWTWQIGDGAALAGAFGIPVVADLRSADVAAGGQGAPLLPVYHRALAAGLPKPVAVLNLGGVANITSIGADGTLVAFDTGMASGLIDNWMQAHGDAAYDAGGACAARGRVDADRLAAMMTDPWFAAPPPKSIDREQFSIAAVAGLSLEDGAATLTAFTAAAVARGVDHLADRPTRIYVAGGGRHNATLMTMLEERTGVEVRPVDGLGWDGDALEAQGFAYMAVRHLAGLPISFPGTTGVPGPMTGGVLFRAD, from the coding sequence ATGCTAGCAATCGGCCTGATGTCCGGCACGTCGCGCGACGGGATCGATGCGGCGCTGATCGAAACCGATGGCGAAGGCGTGGTGACGCCGGTCGCCTTTCACGCCATGGCCTATGATGACGGGTTCCGGGTGCGGCTGGCCGAAGCGTGCCAGAGGGCGATGGCGATGGACGCGCCGGGGTTCGAACCGTTGCTGGCGGCGGTGGAGGCGGAACTGACCGAGCGCCATGTCGAGGCGGTGGCGGATCTGTTGGGGCGGGGCGGCTATATTGCGGAGGATGTGGGCGTCGTTGGCTTTCACGGGCATACGGTGGCGCATCGCCCCGAACGGGGGTGGACCTGGCAGATCGGCGACGGTGCGGCGCTGGCAGGAGCGTTCGGGATTCCGGTCGTGGCGGATTTGCGCAGCGCGGACGTGGCGGCGGGCGGGCAGGGCGCGCCCTTGCTGCCGGTCTATCATCGGGCGCTGGCGGCGGGCCTGCCCAAACCCGTGGCGGTGCTGAACCTGGGCGGAGTCGCCAACATCACCTCCATCGGCGCGGACGGGACTTTGGTGGCGTTCGACACCGGGATGGCGAGCGGGTTGATCGACAATTGGATGCAGGCCCATGGCGATGCCGCCTATGACGCGGGCGGGGCCTGCGCCGCGCGCGGGCGCGTGGATGCGGACCGGCTGGCGGCGATGATGACCGATCCCTGGTTTGCGGCGCCCCCGCCCAAGAGCATCGATCGAGAGCAGTTCAGCATCGCGGCGGTGGCGGGGCTGTCGCTCGAGGATGGCGCGGCGACGCTGACGGCCTTTACCGCGGCCGCCGTGGCGCGGGGCGTCGATCATCTGGCCGACCGGCCCACGCGCATCTACGTGGCTGGTGGCGGCCGACATAATGCAACGTTGATGACGATGCTGGAGGAGCGAACCGGGGTGGAGGTGCGGCCGGTCGATGGTCTGGGCTGGGATGGCGACGCGCTGGAGGCGCAGGGGTTCGCCTATATGGCGGTGCGGCATTTGGCCGGCCTGCCGATCAGCTTTCCGGGCACCACCGGCGTGCCGGGTCCGATGACGGGCGGGGTGCTGTTTCGGGCGGACTAG
- a CDS encoding vWA domain-containing protein, which translates to MLLNFLDALRAAGINASIKEHLLLLEALDRDVIARRPEDFYYLARATYVKDEGLLDRFDQVFANVFKGVLSQDGVEADIPEEWLRLVAEKYLSPEDMEKIQSLGDWDAIMKTLRERLEEQKERHQGGNKWIGTGGTSPFGHGGYNPEGVRIGGESRHKRAIKVWEKREFANLDNSRELGTRNIKVALRRLRRFAREGAADELDMDETIRGTARQGWLDIRMRPERHNAVKLLLFLDVGGSMDPFVTLCEELFSAATGEFKNMEFFYFHNCLYEGVWKDNRRRFAERIPTWDILHKYGHDYKLIFVGDAAMSPYEISHPGGSVEHMNAESGATWLGRITHTYPAAVWLNPAAQTHWDYSQSTKMIRDLMNGRMYPLTIAGIDAAMRELTRKR; encoded by the coding sequence ATGCTCCTGAACTTCCTCGACGCCCTCCGCGCGGCCGGCATCAACGCCAGCATCAAGGAACATCTGTTGCTGCTGGAGGCGCTCGACCGCGACGTGATCGCCCGGCGGCCCGAGGATTTCTATTATCTCGCCCGCGCGACCTATGTGAAGGATGAAGGGCTGCTCGACCGGTTCGACCAGGTCTTCGCCAATGTCTTTAAAGGCGTGCTCAGCCAGGACGGGGTCGAAGCCGACATCCCGGAGGAATGGCTGCGTCTCGTCGCCGAAAAATATCTATCGCCCGAAGACATGGAGAAGATCCAATCGCTGGGCGACTGGGACGCAATCATGAAGACGCTCAGGGAACGGCTGGAAGAGCAGAAGGAACGCCATCAGGGCGGCAACAAATGGATCGGCACCGGCGGCACATCCCCCTTCGGCCATGGCGGCTACAATCCCGAAGGGGTCCGGATCGGCGGCGAATCCCGGCACAAGCGCGCGATCAAGGTCTGGGAAAAGCGCGAATTCGCCAATCTCGACAACAGCAGAGAACTGGGCACCCGCAACATCAAGGTCGCGCTGCGGCGCCTTCGCCGTTTCGCGCGCGAAGGGGCTGCGGACGAACTGGATATGGACGAAACCATCCGTGGCACCGCGCGGCAGGGCTGGCTCGATATCCGCATGCGCCCCGAACGGCATAATGCCGTCAAGCTCTTGCTCTTCCTCGATGTCGGGGGATCGATGGACCCGTTCGTCACCCTGTGCGAGGAACTCTTTTCCGCCGCGACCGGCGAATTCAAGAATATGGAATTTTTCTACTTCCATAACTGCCTCTACGAAGGCGTGTGGAAGGATAATCGCCGCCGCTTTGCCGAGCGTATTCCAACCTGGGACATCCTGCACAAATATGGCCACGACTATAAGCTGATCTTCGTCGGCGACGCAGCGATGAGTCCCTATGAAATCAGCCATCCGGGCGGTTCGGTCGAACATATGAACGCAGAATCGGGCGCGACCTGGCTCGGGCGCATCACCCACACCTATCCCGCCGCCGTCTGGCTCAATCCGGCCGCGCAGACCCATTGGGACTATAGCCAGTCCACGAAGATGATCCGCGACCTGATGAACGGCCGCATGTATCCGCTGACGATCGCGGGAATCGACGCGGCGATGCGCGAACTGACGCGCAAACGATGA
- a CDS encoding methyl-accepting chemotaxis protein — protein MLADLGERSGDIALQCSETAGYLSELNRRIQGDVVHLGDLQSNMDRLAASQNESVAAAQELSLTAHRAGQIIADGHDVIGLSLGEVAGLVEHVTGLEGHLRQFLSVIEAVGDISEELGAIARQTRLLGVNAAIEAARGGAATQGFAVVADEIRRLAGQASESSASVGDKLSQLDRDARRLIDGVEANIVRGRGAGTHIDRLRLSMAEIASLVTQFGERSTAIVTCTDAADGDVSALREGLGAFSRSASDNAARVDVAREKLEGLEGMANAMLDTAAHGPQKTRNSRYIALAEEGAEEVGALIERALIDGQISLPQLFDTDYRPIAESGPTQYLNGFTDFADRVLRPVLDQRTGEDGAIIGCCLLDMNGYLPTHISARSQPQRPGALAWNMDNARNRQIFMDGQTRKALQEDGDFFLYTYRQDLGEGRYRALRSVFVPLIFGGRRWGLYEVGYLI, from the coding sequence TTGTTGGCTGACCTGGGGGAACGGTCGGGCGACATCGCATTGCAGTGCAGCGAGACGGCTGGCTATCTGAGCGAATTGAACCGCCGGATTCAGGGCGACGTCGTGCATCTGGGCGACCTCCAGTCCAATATGGACCGGCTGGCAGCCAGCCAGAATGAGAGCGTCGCCGCCGCGCAGGAATTGAGCCTGACCGCGCACCGCGCCGGCCAGATCATTGCCGACGGGCATGATGTGATCGGCCTGTCGCTGGGCGAGGTGGCTGGCCTGGTCGAGCATGTCACTGGCCTGGAGGGCCATCTGCGCCAGTTTTTGAGCGTGATCGAGGCGGTGGGCGATATCTCCGAAGAACTGGGCGCGATCGCCCGTCAGACGCGGCTGTTGGGCGTCAACGCGGCGATCGAGGCCGCGCGGGGTGGCGCGGCGACCCAAGGCTTTGCCGTGGTGGCGGACGAGATCAGGCGGCTGGCGGGGCAGGCGAGCGAGTCGTCTGCGTCTGTGGGGGACAAGCTGAGCCAACTGGATCGCGATGCACGCCGTCTGATCGATGGGGTGGAGGCCAATATCGTGCGCGGCCGGGGGGCAGGCACGCATATCGACCGGCTACGCCTGAGCATGGCGGAGATCGCTTCGCTCGTCACCCAGTTTGGCGAGCGGTCCACAGCGATCGTCACCTGCACCGACGCCGCCGATGGCGATGTGAGCGCGCTGCGTGAGGGGCTAGGCGCGTTCAGCCGATCAGCGAGTGACAATGCCGCGCGCGTCGATGTCGCCCGCGAAAAGCTGGAAGGGTTGGAGGGCATGGCCAATGCGATGCTCGACACCGCAGCGCATGGCCCGCAAAAGACGCGCAACAGCCGCTACATCGCGCTGGCGGAAGAGGGCGCGGAAGAGGTCGGCGCGCTGATCGAGCGCGCGCTGATCGATGGTCAGATCAGCCTGCCCCAGCTGTTCGACACCGATTATCGCCCGATCGCGGAATCGGGACCGACCCAATATCTGAACGGCTTCACCGATTTCGCCGATCGGGTGCTGAGGCCTGTGCTCGACCAGCGGACGGGTGAGGACGGGGCGATCATCGGCTGCTGCCTGCTCGACATGAACGGCTATCTGCCGACCCATATCAGCGCGCGATCCCAGCCGCAGCGACCGGGCGCATTGGCGTGGAACATGGACAATGCGCGCAACCGGCAGATTTTCATGGACGGCCAGACCCGCAAGGCCTTGCAGGAAGACGGCGATTTTTTCCTCTACACCTATCGGCAGGATCTGGGCGAAGGCCGCTATCGCGCGTTGCGCAGCGTGTTCGTGCCGTTGATCTTCGGCGGGCGGCGCTGGGGGCTGTATGAGGTGGGTTATCTGATCTGA
- a CDS encoding GFA family protein, producing MPHKAGCLCGAVRITIDAEPIAARQCWCRLCQYLGGGGPTVNVGFPSDKVTTSGDIRWHASTADSGNAMQRGFCPACGTPLFSKAESRPHILFIRAGALDDPALIAPQAVIWTDAAPDWAHHDPDLPLYPAQLPPIA from the coding sequence ATGCCCCACAAAGCCGGATGCCTGTGCGGCGCCGTCCGCATCACGATCGACGCAGAGCCGATCGCCGCGCGCCAATGCTGGTGCCGCCTCTGCCAATATCTGGGCGGCGGTGGCCCGACCGTGAATGTCGGCTTCCCTTCGGACAAGGTGACGACGAGCGGCGACATACGCTGGCACGCGAGCACTGCCGACAGCGGTAACGCCATGCAGCGCGGCTTTTGCCCGGCCTGCGGCACGCCCCTGTTCAGCAAGGCCGAATCGCGCCCGCACATTCTCTTCATCCGCGCCGGTGCGCTGGACGATCCCGCGCTCATTGCTCCGCAGGCCGTGATCTGGACCGACGCCGCTCCTGATTGGGCGCATCATGATCCTGACTTGCCCCTCTATCCCGCTCAGCTTCCGCCCATCGCCTGA